One genomic window of Parus major isolate Abel chromosome 11, Parus_major1.1, whole genome shotgun sequence includes the following:
- the LOC107210026 gene encoding cytochrome b5 isoform X2: MEDGEAAAAAAAGAAGDGPAPVFTLEEVAKRNSSREAWLVIHGRVYDVTRFLEEHPGGEEVLLEQAGRDATESFEDVGHSTDAREMLKQYYIGEVHPNDRENEGSKDPSRTSSGQTSSCRRFCSAGC, encoded by the exons ATGGAGGACGGAGaggccgcggcggcggcggcggcgggggcggcgggggaCGGGCCGGCGCCCGTGTTCACCCTCGAGGAGGTGGCGAAGCGGAACTCCAGCCGTGAGGCCTGGCTGGTGATCCACGGGCGCGTCTACGATGTCACCCGGTTCCTGGAGGAG CACCCAGGTGGAGAAGAGGTGTTGCTTGAGCAAGCTGGCAGAGATGCCACTGAGAGCTTTGAAGATGTGGGGCATTCCACAGATGCCAGGGAAATGCTGAAGCAGTACTACATCGGAGAGGTCCACCCG AACGATCGTGAAAACGAAGGTTCTAAG GATCCAAGTAGGACATCCTCAGGCCAAACAAG CTCGTGCAGGAGGTTTTGCTCAGCAGGCTGCTGA
- the LOC107210026 gene encoding cytochrome b5 isoform X1: MEDGEAAAAAAAGAAGDGPAPVFTLEEVAKRNSSREAWLVIHGRVYDVTRFLEEHPGGEEVLLEQAGRDATESFEDVGHSTDAREMLKQYYIGEVHPNDRENEGSKDPSRTSSGQTSFWSTWLIPIFGALVLGLMYRYYMVDGKSS, encoded by the exons ATGGAGGACGGAGaggccgcggcggcggcggcggcgggggcggcgggggaCGGGCCGGCGCCCGTGTTCACCCTCGAGGAGGTGGCGAAGCGGAACTCCAGCCGTGAGGCCTGGCTGGTGATCCACGGGCGCGTCTACGATGTCACCCGGTTCCTGGAGGAG CACCCAGGTGGAGAAGAGGTGTTGCTTGAGCAAGCTGGCAGAGATGCCACTGAGAGCTTTGAAGATGTGGGGCATTCCACAGATGCCAGGGAAATGCTGAAGCAGTACTACATCGGAGAGGTCCACCCG AACGATCGTGAAAACGAAGGTTCTAAG GATCCAAGTAGGACATCCTCAGGCCAAACAAG TTTCTGGTCGACATGGCTGATCCCCATCTTTGGAGCACTGGTCTTAGGTTTAATGTATCGCTATTACATGGTGGATGGGAAAAGCTCCTGA
- the LOC107210026 gene encoding cytochrome b5 isoform X3, with protein MEDGEAAAAAAAGAAGDGPAPVFTLEEVAKRNSSREAWLVIHGRVYDVTRFLEEHPGGEEVLLEQAGRDATESFEDVGHSTDAREMLKQYYIGEVHPNDRENEGSKDPSRTSSGQTSLLFLFFSL; from the exons ATGGAGGACGGAGaggccgcggcggcggcggcggcgggggcggcgggggaCGGGCCGGCGCCCGTGTTCACCCTCGAGGAGGTGGCGAAGCGGAACTCCAGCCGTGAGGCCTGGCTGGTGATCCACGGGCGCGTCTACGATGTCACCCGGTTCCTGGAGGAG CACCCAGGTGGAGAAGAGGTGTTGCTTGAGCAAGCTGGCAGAGATGCCACTGAGAGCTTTGAAGATGTGGGGCATTCCACAGATGCCAGGGAAATGCTGAAGCAGTACTACATCGGAGAGGTCCACCCG AACGATCGTGAAAACGAAGGTTCTAAG GATCCAAGTAGGACATCCTCAGGCCAAACAAG tttgttgtttctttttttctccctgtag